The DNA window GCGGCAGGTTGGCGGTGGGAAAGCCGATGGTACGGCCCAGTTCGTCGCCGTGTACCACCCGACCAGAAATACTGTACGGATGGCCCAGCAGCGTTTCAGCCAATGCCAGGTCGTCATCGCGCAGCGCATTGCGGATCGCGGTGCTGCTGATGCGTTGATCGCCCTCGCGGAAGGTCGGCGTGCTAATCACTTCAAAACCGTATTCTTTCCCGGCTTTTTGCAATAGCGGAAAATCGCCCTGTCGGGTCGCGCCAAAGCGAAAATCATCCCCGACCATCAGGAATTTCACGCCCAGTTTCTCCACCAGCAGTTCGGCAACAAATGCCTGCGCCGTATTGGCAGCGAAACGCGGGTCGAACTTGACGCACAACAGGTAGTCAACGCCCGCCTGCGCCAGGTATTTGGCCTTGTCACGCAAACGCGTGAGGCGGGCCGGTGCCTTGTCCGCTGCAAACATTTCCAGCGGCTGCGGCTCAAAGATCATGACCATCACTGGCAGCCCGAGGCGTTGCCCCTCTTGTTTCAGCTGCTCCAGCAACGCCTGGTGACCGCGGTGTACGCCGTCAAAGTTGCCGATGGTGAGCACGCAACCATGGTGGCGTGCCCGGATATTGTGAATGCCGCGAATTAGCTCCATAGCTGGCTCAAAACAGTGGAAATCGCCGGATTATACCTTGTACAGCGGTTAAGGTTAACCCGCGATTGGTGCCTTTATGTAATAGACATACCATACCGGAGATAATCTGCAGGTGAAACGCCCTGACCGCAGTTTATCCGGCGCCATCCGTATGATTACCGACTGCGGCCAAGGGGTTGCGGTGACCCTGGCAAATCATTGGTGAATTTTCTCGCGAAACACTGTATTCCCACGACCGAAGCTGGTAAAATCCTGCGCCATCACAACGTAGCAAGTGCCGCCCGTACAAACGGCGCTTATTTGCACAAATTCATTGACAAACGCAGGCCAAAAGGGCATATTCCTCGGCCTTCGAATTGTCCTCAATAGAATATATTTGGGAGTTGTACCTTGGCTAATATCAAGTCAGCTAAGAAACGCGCCGTACAGTCTGAGAAGCGTCGTAAGCATAACGCTAGCGGCCGCTCAATGATGCGTACCTACATCAAGAAAGTAGAAGCTGCTATCGCCACTGGCGACAAAGAAGCTGCGCAAGCTGCTTACGCTGTAATGAAACCAATCGTGGACCGCAAGGCTGCTAAAGGCCTGATCCACAAAAACAAAGCTGCACGCCATAAGTCAAACCTGTCGGCGCGCATCAACGCTTTGTAATAAGCATCGTGTTGTCTGCTTGAAAAAAAACCGGCTCAGGCCGGTTTTTTTACGTCTGCATTACCCGGTCTAGTAAGCAAACAACGCAGAGAAGTCCTTGTTGCACACCCGCTGTACCGCCGGATGCTGGATCATGCGCTCGGCAAAGATGATGTAGTACTCTTCCTGCACGCTATCAATACGTCCAATCTCCACCACGTCATCATCGTTATAGGTATCCTGCGCATACAGCGTCGGCGCAACGAAGATCGCGTTGTGGTACATGCCAAAAGTTTTCATCAGGGCCGCATCATCAAACTCGCCCAGGATCTCCACCTGAATGCCCTGGGTGTTAAACCAGTTCAGCAGTTTACGGCCCAACATTGAACGCCGACCCGGGATCAGCAGTTTTCGCTGTTCCAGACAGGCGGGGAACGGCAGATCCGGTGCCGGTTGGCGGCAGAAGAAACTGATACCGCATTCACCCAGCTTGAGCGAAAACAACCCTTCCTGCTGGCTGGAATCCACCGGGCAGTCTGACAGGATCATATCGAGCTTATGCTGACTGAGCTGCTCCAGCAGCATCTCATGCGTCGACTCAAAGCACCGCAGGTGAATTTGCTCATTATCCACCACTACCGCCGTCTCCAGCACCTGACTCACCAAACGTTTGGACAACGCATCCGCTACCCCGACGTCAAACAGCAGGTTGGATTCCTTGCGGTAATTAACGATATCCAGCATTTCCTGGCTGAGCATAAACATCTTGTCGGCATAGCGAAAAACCAGTTGCCCCAATTCGGATGGCACCAGCCCCACGCCCCTGACGCTTGAACAGTTTGCCGTCCAAACGCTCCTCCAACGCTTTGATCTGGCCGGTGATGGTCTGCGGTGTCAGAAACAAGGCTTCGGCGGCGCCGACCACCGAACCTTCCTTGCAGACCTGCCAGAAGTAGTAAAGGTGATTAAAGTTGATATGCGACATCCTCACGAGGTGCTCTCCTTAACATTCCGTCATGGCAAAACTGCGGCCGTAACGAGCGACTAATGTCCTTTCCCTGTTTCAGACAACCTGTTGCTGCATTCGTCCCAAACAGAATGGCCGAAGCTGCGCATATTTTATCCTGCGCAGCTCCGACCAGCTATTGTATTGTAGTGAGTCCCCACGAACAGGGGATCCCCTAAAAGAGTTATCTGACTCGTGGTAACGACATGCGTAACAGACCATACCCGACCACCGCCGCCGTGGTTGACCCAATCAGGATCCCCAGTCGCGAATAGGTGCTCAGTACAACATCCGCATCGCCAAAGGCCAGCGAAGCGATAAATATCGACATGGTGAAACCAATACCACAGAGCACGGAAACGGCAAACACCTGTTTGAAACCAATTCCTTCAGGTAGCCTCGCAATGCCCAGCTTCACTGCCAACAGGCTAAAGGTGAAGATGCCCAACGGCTTACCGATAAACAGGCCTGCCGCAATGCCCACCGGCAACAGTGAGGTCAGCCCGCTCAGTGACACGCCTTGTAATGAAACCCCGGCGTTGGCAAAGGCAAACAGCGGCAGTATCAGGAATGCCACCCACGGATGCAGTTCATGCTCCAGCGTCTCTGACGGCGACGGCCCTTTCTTCACGTTCAGCGGGATCATAAAGCCGATAATAACCCCGGCCAGCGTCGCATGTACCCCGGACTTGAGGATAGCCACCCACAGTACCAGGCCGACAATCATATAAAGCGAGGTTTTGCCCACCCCGCGCCAGTTCATAAACGCCAGCACTGCAATAGAGGCTGCTGCCACGCCCAATGCCGCCATCGAGACTTCGTGGGTATAGAACAGCGCGATAATCACGATGACACCCAGGTCATCGATGATCGCCAGCGCCAACAGGAACACCTTCAGGCTGGTCGGCACGCGGTTACCCAATAGCGCCATCACTCCGAGGGCAAAGGCAATATCGGTTGCCGCCGGGATCGCCCATCCCTGACGAGTAACCTCGTCCGCCCCGTTGAACATCAGGTAAATCAATGCCGGTGCCAGCATGCCGCCCAGTGCGGCGATCGCCGGGAACACGGCCTTGTCACGCCCGGCCAATGAACCTTGCATCAGCTCGCGCTTGACCTCCAGCCCGACCACCAGGAAAAAGATCGCCATCAGGCCGTCGTTAATCCACAACAGCAGTGGCTTGGCAATCTCCAGTGAGGACACTTTCACCATCACAGGCAAATTGAGGAAGGCGTGATAAATCCCCTGGGCTGGGGTATTGGCCATGATCAACGCGATAATCGCGGCTACGATCAGGATAATGCCGCCCGCGGCTTCCTGACGTAAAAATTGACGAATGATGTTGGTCACAATACGTCTCTCCAGAGCAGCGCAAGGCACAGACGGCCCTGCAGACAAAGTAATGGAATGAGTATAGACGCCGAATCACTTCGATAAAATACGTTTATAAATGCTTAAAACATCGTAAAAACCGATCTATAAGCGATTTATATCACACTTTAACCAGGGCTATTGGCGGAGGTTAAGCAATAAAAAAACCCCGGTTTTGACGCCGGGGTTATTCAGTACGCTAACGGAAACAGTAGCTTAGCGCGTCAGGTCGTCAAAAAACTTTTTCACCCCGTCGAAGAAGCTCTTCGAACGTGGGCTGTTTTTATCACCGGAAGGGCCACCCAGGCTTTCTTCCAGTTCCTTCAGCAATTGCTTCTGCTTGTCGTTCAGGTTAACCGGGGTTTCTACCACCACACGGCACAGCAGGTCGCCCTGGCTGCCACCACGTACCGATTTGACACCCTTGCCGCGCATGCGGAACAGTTTGCCTGTCTGAGTCTCTGCCGGCACCTTCAGCTTCACACGGCCATCCAGCGTCGGGACTTCAATCTCGCCGCCCAATGCCGCCATCGCGAAGTTAATCGGCACTTCACAGTACAGGTTATTGCCTTCGCGCTCGAAGATAGGGTGCGCTTTCACCTGAACCTGAACGTACAGATCGCCTGCCGGCGCGCCGTGCTCACCTGCTTCACCCTCACCCGCCAGGCGGATGCGGTCACCGGTATCAACGCCGGCCGGGATTTTCACCGACAGCGTTTTGGCTTTCTCTACCCGGCCGTGGCCGTGGCAGCTATTGCATGGGTCTTTGATGATCTGACCACGACCATGACAGTGCGGACAGGCCTGCTGCACGGTAAAGAAGCCCTGGCGCATCTGCACCTGGCCCTGCCCGTGACAGGTTGGACAGGTCACCGGCGAGCTGCCCGGTTTCGCGCCGCTGCCGTGGCAAACGCCACACTCTTCCAGCGTCGGGATGCGGATCTCTTTGGTCACGCCACGAACCGCTTCCTCGAGGGACAGCTCCATGTTGTAGCGCAGATCGGAACCGCGGCTGGCGCGCTGACGGCGGCCACCACCGAAGATGTCGCCAAATACGTCGCCA is part of the Serratia quinivorans genome and encodes:
- the ribF gene encoding Riboflavin biosynthesis protein ribF, with the translated sequence MELIRGIHNIRARHHGCVLTIGNFDGVHRGHQALLEQLKQEGQRLGLPVMVMIFEPQPLEMFAADKAPARLTRLRDKAKYLAQAGVDYLLCVKFDPRFAANTAQAFVAELLVEKLGVKFLMVGDDFRFGATRQGDFPLLQKAGKEYGFEVISTPTFREGDQRISSTAIRNALRDDDLALAETLLGHPYSISGRVVHGDELGRTIGFPTANLPLKRLVAPVKGVYAVEVYGLGPQPLPGVANIGTRPTVAGVRQQLEVHLLDVTMDLYGRHIDVVLRAKLRNEQRFASLDALKQQIANDVVTARKFFGLQTPV
- the rpsT gene encoding 30S ribosomal protein S20; this encodes MANIKSAKKRAVQSEKRRKHNASGRSMMRTYIKKVEAAIATGDKEAAQAAYAVMKPIVDRKAAKGLIHKNKAARHKSNLSARINAL
- the nhaR_1 gene encoding Na(+)/H(+) antiporter regulatory protein → MFMLSQEMLDIVNYRKESNLLFDVGVADALSKRLVSQVLETAVVVDNEQIHLRCFESTHEMLLEQLSQHKLDMILSDCPVDSSQQEGLFSLKLGECGISFFCRQPAPDLPFPACLEQRKLLIPGRRSMLGRKLLNWFNTQGIQVEILGEFDDAALMKTFGMYHNAIFVAPTLYAQDTYNDDDVVEIGRIDSVQEEYYIIFAERMIQHPAVQRVCNKDFSALFAY
- the nhaR_2 gene encoding Na(+)/H(+) antiporter regulatory protein, whose protein sequence is MRMSHINFNHLYYFWQVCKEGSVVGAAEALFLTPQTITGQIKALEERLDGKLFKRQGRGAGAIRIGATGFSLCRQDVYAQPGNAGYR
- the nhaA gene encoding Sodium/proton antiporter nhaA; this encodes MTNIIRQFLRQEAAGGIILIVAAIIALIMANTPAQGIYHAFLNLPVMVKVSSLEIAKPLLLWINDGLMAIFFLVVGLEVKRELMQGSLAGRDKAVFPAIAALGGMLAPALIYLMFNGADEVTRQGWAIPAATDIAFALGVMALLGNRVPTSLKVFLLALAIIDDLGVIVIIALFYTHEVSMAALGVAAASIAVLAFMNWRGVGKTSLYMIVGLVLWVAILKSGVHATLAGVIIGFMIPLNVKKGPSPSETLEHELHPWVAFLILPLFAFANAGVSLQGVSLSGLTSLLPVGIAAGLFIGKPLGIFTFSLLAVKLGIARLPEGIGFKQVFAVSVLCGIGFTMSIFIASLAFGDADVVLSTYSRLGILIGSTTAAVVGYGLLRMSLPRVR